In a genomic window of Fibrobacter sp.:
- a CDS encoding tyrosine--tRNA ligase, with product MQFRPVKEQLEILMRGVIDVVPQEELEKKLQKSYDTGVPLRIKMGVDPTAPDVHFGHTVVMRKLRQFQDLGHTVVLIVGDYTAQIGDPSGRNKARPRLTHEQVLENAKEYQEQFFKVVRRDQVEIHYNGEWFSKLPFSKVTELMGQFTVAQMLEREDFHNRYTANTPISLHEFMYPMMQGYDSVAIKSDVELGGTDQKFNVLRGRDLQIFEGMEPQIGLFMPILLGTDGKVKMSKSIGNYVGLNEPADVMYHKIYSLADSIVENWFELLTNIPLAEIKQMMADIAAGKMNPNDAKHRLAIDIVTQYYGAEAAGAAAAKEREIHSGNAIPSDAAECSVAAGTYGALDLLVEIKAFASKGEARRMVQNGGIKIDGEKLADPQSQIEIKGADQLVVQVGKRKFYKVNF from the coding sequence ATGCAATTCCGTCCTGTAAAAGAACAGCTTGAAATTTTGATGCGCGGCGTTATCGATGTTGTGCCGCAAGAAGAACTCGAAAAGAAACTCCAGAAGTCCTACGATACCGGAGTTCCGCTCCGTATCAAGATGGGCGTGGACCCGACCGCCCCGGACGTTCACTTCGGCCATACGGTGGTGATGCGCAAGCTCCGCCAGTTCCAGGATTTGGGCCATACCGTAGTGCTTATCGTGGGTGACTACACTGCCCAGATTGGTGACCCCAGCGGCCGCAACAAGGCCCGTCCGCGTCTCACGCACGAACAGGTGCTCGAGAACGCGAAGGAATACCAGGAACAGTTCTTCAAGGTCGTCCGCCGCGACCAGGTGGAAATCCACTACAACGGCGAATGGTTCTCTAAGCTCCCGTTCAGCAAGGTGACCGAACTCATGGGCCAGTTCACTGTAGCCCAGATGCTCGAGCGCGAGGACTTCCACAACCGCTACACGGCCAATACGCCCATCAGCCTGCACGAATTCATGTACCCCATGATGCAGGGCTACGATTCCGTAGCCATCAAGAGCGACGTGGAATTGGGCGGCACCGACCAGAAGTTCAACGTGCTCCGCGGTCGCGACTTGCAGATTTTTGAAGGCATGGAACCGCAGATCGGCCTCTTCATGCCGATTTTGCTCGGTACCGACGGCAAGGTCAAGATGAGCAAGTCCATCGGCAACTACGTGGGACTGAACGAGCCCGCCGACGTGATGTACCACAAGATTTACAGTCTCGCCGACAGCATCGTCGAGAACTGGTTTGAACTCCTCACGAACATTCCGCTTGCAGAAATCAAGCAGATGATGGCCGACATCGCCGCGGGCAAGATGAACCCGAACGATGCGAAGCACCGTCTCGCCATCGACATCGTGACGCAGTACTACGGCGCAGAAGCCGCCGGGGCCGCCGCTGCCAAGGAACGCGAAATCCACAGCGGTAACGCTATTCCGAGCGATGCTGCCGAATGCAGCGTGGCGGCCGGCACCTATGGTGCCCTGGACCTGCTCGTAGAAATCAAGGCCTTTGCAAGCAAAGGCGAAGCCCGTCGCATGGTCCAGAACGGCGGCATAAAAATTGACGGTGAAAAGCTTGCCGATCCGCAGTCCCAGATTGAAATCAAGGGTGCAGACCAGCTGGTTGTCCAGGTGGGCAAGCGTAAATTTTACAAGGTGAACTTCTAG
- the mqnB gene encoding futalosine hydrolase, whose translation MAKTLIVFASKQEFQFFFKNISSVVASSTPAMVNPSVDVAIAGVGIVDFSANLARFLSLKKYDRAFLLGICGAYPKSGLQVGCVVRIDTEVVADMGAQSREGHFIPWGTLVSKETRYSGASIRDLPLCLLDAPGVAGGTVNCCTGTQYLGNRRETLFQIQVENMEGAAFFAVCKNFGVPGYQFRAVSNMASDRDESSWDIPRALSALKQSVLDQLF comes from the coding sequence ATGGCAAAAACCCTGATTGTCTTTGCGTCTAAGCAAGAATTCCAGTTTTTTTTCAAGAACATTTCGTCGGTGGTGGCATCCTCCACGCCGGCAATGGTCAATCCCTCTGTAGACGTTGCAATAGCTGGAGTGGGAATCGTAGATTTCTCGGCGAATTTGGCGCGTTTTTTAAGTCTAAAGAAATACGATAGGGCTTTTTTGCTCGGTATTTGTGGAGCTTACCCGAAGAGCGGTCTTCAGGTGGGGTGTGTTGTCCGTATCGATACCGAAGTCGTTGCCGATATGGGGGCTCAGAGCAGGGAGGGGCATTTTATCCCATGGGGAACCCTGGTGTCAAAAGAGACCCGTTATAGTGGGGCCTCTATCCGTGATTTGCCGTTGTGCCTTTTGGATGCTCCTGGGGTTGCCGGGGGAACAGTCAACTGCTGCACGGGAACCCAATACTTGGGCAATCGTCGGGAAACCCTTTTCCAGATTCAGGTGGAAAACATGGAAGGGGCAGCTTTTTTTGCCGTATGTAAAAATTTTGGCGTGCCCGGCTATCAGTTCCGTGCCGTAAGCAACATGGCCTCTGACCGTGACGAATCCTCCTGGGATATTCCTCGTGCACTTTCCGCTTTGAAACAATCCGTTCTTGATCAACTTTTCTAA
- a CDS encoding 1,4-dihydroxy-6-naphthoate synthase, protein MRLSLGISTCPNDTFIYENLIAGLKDSPFEWDVHYADVQTLNEMVMAGKLDVAKVSAQIYPQVRENYRGLGCGGAIGYGCGPLLLSSKGDEFDPNGETTLPGKNTTAALLFKFWYQKNFGGAPRLRYAFFDEVYRGLLAGSVAQGVTIHEHRFTWKRDGLYLLQDLGAYWEQETGTPIPLGIAVARKDFSNEVIEGVESEIRKSLKMAWTRAEMVTPFIQEKAQIEEKNVIESHIKMFVNDFSEAIGEKGKAALERLWMLSSC, encoded by the coding sequence ATGCGTCTCTCTCTCGGCATCTCTACCTGTCCAAACGACACCTTCATCTACGAAAACCTCATCGCAGGCCTAAAAGATTCCCCCTTTGAATGGGATGTCCATTACGCCGATGTTCAGACCTTGAACGAAATGGTCATGGCGGGCAAACTGGACGTGGCAAAAGTCAGCGCCCAGATTTACCCCCAGGTTCGCGAGAATTACCGGGGGCTTGGCTGTGGCGGTGCCATCGGTTATGGTTGCGGACCGCTCCTGCTGTCAAGCAAGGGGGACGAATTTGACCCCAATGGCGAAACCACGCTGCCCGGAAAAAACACAACGGCTGCCCTTTTGTTCAAATTTTGGTACCAGAAAAACTTCGGTGGTGCGCCCCGTCTCCGCTACGCCTTTTTTGATGAAGTGTACCGCGGGCTACTTGCGGGTTCGGTAGCTCAGGGCGTGACTATCCATGAACACCGTTTCACCTGGAAGCGGGACGGCCTTTATCTGTTACAGGATTTGGGTGCTTATTGGGAGCAGGAAACGGGTACTCCGATTCCTCTGGGAATAGCGGTTGCTCGAAAAGATTTTTCGAATGAAGTAATAGAGGGCGTTGAATCGGAAATTCGAAAGAGTCTAAAAATGGCATGGACGAGGGCTGAAATGGTAACCCCGTTCATTCAAGAAAAGGCCCAAATTGAAGAAAAAAATGTTATAGAATCTCACATAAAAATGTTTGTAAATGACTTTTCTGAGGCAATTGGCGAAAAAGGGAAAGCCGCCTTGGAACGATTGTGGATGTTGTCAAGTTGTTGA
- a CDS encoding OmpA family protein, which yields MEKRSSMTLKKLVLVTAGAMLLSGTAMAKNINVPGDYSKIADALGNADAGDTILVKRGTYNENITLVMDVVLKGEDPLTTIIDGGRNGPTVMGTSGAEMSHFTIRNGLEGILCENAAPYIHHCYVLDNKATGIGAFISLPHLRNNVVYGNRWSGILAWGAKALDASIEQNVVLRNGYSGLALKGPTNVIATNNIFMENHYYGVFADPAAGQTKVEYNNIYKNYYPFNQFIKVNRTNVSLDPKFINHSLSKPNFYCQSTSPMLKRGKGKLDIGLTATEIEKEEEEVEETRNPDSDADGMCDPWVSEEGLADKYASVCTGVDNCPEEAEDFDGYQDDDGCPDADNDRDGICDPWVEAKAMQANFAHVCKGVDLCPEQPETINDYKDDDGCPDEVPQPPKKVFVLEGVNFESGKATITQDSYISLMKVVDIMETFTEATFEIVGHTDNQGNKAKNKQLSADRAEAVKNFLVEKGISESRITTSGMGDTKPVASNKTPEGRAQNRRIEFKRTDIK from the coding sequence TTGGAGAAACGTAGCAGTATGACCCTAAAGAAACTGGTCTTAGTAACGGCCGGGGCGATGCTTCTTTCTGGAACCGCCATGGCAAAGAATATCAACGTGCCTGGCGATTACTCAAAGATTGCCGACGCTCTTGGCAATGCGGATGCTGGCGATACCATCTTGGTAAAGCGTGGCACCTACAACGAAAACATTACCTTGGTGATGGATGTGGTCTTGAAAGGTGAGGATCCTCTCACGACTATCATCGATGGTGGCCGAAACGGTCCGACCGTCATGGGTACTTCGGGTGCCGAGATGTCGCACTTCACTATCAGGAACGGTCTCGAAGGTATCCTTTGCGAAAACGCAGCCCCCTATATCCACCACTGCTACGTGCTGGATAACAAGGCCACGGGTATCGGTGCGTTCATCTCGCTTCCTCACCTCCGCAATAACGTGGTGTACGGCAACCGCTGGTCCGGCATCCTTGCTTGGGGTGCTAAGGCGCTGGATGCATCCATCGAACAGAACGTGGTGCTCCGCAATGGCTACTCCGGCCTTGCATTGAAGGGCCCCACCAACGTCATCGCCACCAACAACATCTTCATGGAAAACCACTACTACGGTGTGTTTGCCGACCCTGCTGCTGGTCAGACCAAGGTGGAGTACAACAACATCTACAAGAACTACTACCCCTTCAACCAGTTCATCAAGGTGAACCGTACCAACGTTTCCCTTGATCCGAAGTTCATCAACCACTCTCTTTCGAAGCCGAACTTCTACTGCCAGTCCACCTCGCCGATGCTCAAGCGTGGAAAGGGTAAGTTGGATATCGGCCTTACTGCTACTGAGATTGAGAAAGAAGAAGAGGAAGTAGAAGAGACCCGTAACCCGGACTCCGATGCCGACGGCATGTGCGATCCTTGGGTCTCCGAAGAAGGTCTTGCAGACAAATACGCATCGGTCTGTACCGGTGTAGACAACTGTCCCGAAGAAGCTGAAGACTTCGACGGTTACCAGGATGACGATGGCTGCCCGGATGCCGACAACGACCGCGACGGTATTTGCGATCCTTGGGTAGAAGCCAAGGCTATGCAGGCCAACTTCGCTCACGTTTGTAAGGGCGTTGACCTGTGCCCCGAACAGCCCGAAACCATCAACGATTACAAGGACGACGACGGATGCCCGGACGAAGTGCCGCAGCCGCCCAAGAAGGTCTTTGTGCTTGAAGGTGTGAACTTTGAATCCGGTAAGGCAACCATCACTCAGGATTCCTACATCTCTCTGATGAAGGTGGTGGACATCATGGAAACCTTCACCGAAGCTACGTTTGAAATCGTAGGCCATACGGATAACCAGGGTAACAAGGCCAAGAACAAGCAGCTCTCTGCCGACCGCGCCGAAGCTGTGAAGAACTTCCTTGTAGAAAAGGGTATTTCCGAAAGCCGTATTACAACATCCGGTATGGGTGATACCAAGCCGGTGGCCTCCAACAAAACCCCCGAAGGGCGTGCGCAGAACCGTCGTATCGAATTCAAGCGCACGGATATCAAGTAA